A region of the Lycium barbarum isolate Lr01 chromosome 1, ASM1917538v2, whole genome shotgun sequence genome:
TCAAAATGAAAATTGAAGCCCTCTCTGAAGAAATGAGATTAAGTTCTATACACCGACAGTGAGAGAGAGTAATTATACGTTAAATTTAGAAAAAATTAGGATCAGAGATTTAATAAGGCATACCGGGGAGATAGGATCAGTGGGAACAAGCTGCCTCTCAGCATATGAGTATCTTTCATATCTTTCAAGGACCCTTTCCATGCTGATACATAGTATGACAAGAGAGGGGTTATATTCAGGATGGGAGCTAATTTTTTGTAATCAAACAACCATTTAATTAAACTTTGCTCAAATAACACAAGAAGCCACTAGAATGATTAAAGGAGAACTccaatataaataatatatatatttggaCAAATTAACTTAATCAAATTTCACCGCTTAATCATTTTCTTCCGATAATTTATTTAATGTACTAATTGTTGACAATCAACTTTTGTAACTTTTAACTTCTTAAAGTTGATTTTGGACAATTTGACTTgaactcaacaacaacaaaaacacacCTAgagtcccacaatgtggggtctggggaggatagattgtacgcagaccttacccctacctcaggtagggaggctgtttccggaagaccctcggctcaagaaaaagtaTAGGAAGGATTAGACACGGGTAAACtattcaaagcaattatgaaaatgaaaacaacgaaagtgaataagccatgataaaccattctgtgcaaacagatactcgcagaaatcaagggaCAAGAAACTAAAGATCAATGCAACTACTcgcaagaaaggataaacgcaactacctactagccttctacctgatctgagtcctccataccctcatatctaaggtcatgtcctcggtaagcttaagatgcgccatgtcctgtctaatcacctctccccaatacttcttcggcctatctCTATCTCTTCTGAAAACATCCATAAccagcctctcgcacctccgcactggtgCATTTgtgtctctccgcatcacatgcccaaaccatctcagtctcgcttcccgcatcttgtcctccaccgaggcTACTCCTACCTTGTTTCGgataacttcattcctaatcctatcgctcctagtgttcccacacatccatcgcagcattctcatttccgccactttcatcttctgaacgtgagagcCAACACTCCACCCCATATAACATACGCCTAACCACCagtttgtagaacttgcctttgag
Encoded here:
- the LOC132600328 gene encoding agamous-like MADS-box protein AGL8 homolog isoform X2, which translates into the protein MGWSVGSHVQKMKVAEMRMLRWMCGNTRSDRIRNEVIRNKVGVASVEDKMREARLRWFGHVMRRDTNAPVRRCERLVMDVFRRDRDRPKKYWGEVIRQDMAHLKLTEDMTLDMRVWRTQISMERVLERYERYSYAERQLVPTDPISPGSWTLEHAKLKTRLEVLQRNQKHYMGEDLDSLSMKELHNVEHQLDSALKHIRSRKNQLMHESISVLQKKMKEREKELAQQNQWDQQNHEIHSSSFVLQQQLDSPHLGEAYQSAGVDNGEVEGANSQQQPSSTGMPQWMLRHLNG